One region of Skermanella mucosa genomic DNA includes:
- a CDS encoding flagellar export protein FliJ: MSSGLHTLIRLHKWRLDEKRRALAELQALADKLADDAGRLEAEIAAEQEIARSSPEAGFGYGNFAKLSIERRKRLAQSIAQVESQIAEATGEMAEAFQELKRYELAQEGRDKRDEAKRKQRENAAFDEAALSGFMRRR; encoded by the coding sequence ATGAGCAGCGGCCTGCATACATTGATCCGTCTCCACAAATGGCGCCTCGACGAGAAGCGCCGGGCCCTGGCGGAACTCCAGGCCCTGGCCGACAAGCTGGCCGACGATGCCGGACGGCTGGAAGCGGAGATCGCGGCGGAGCAGGAGATCGCCCGCAGCTCGCCGGAGGCCGGGTTCGGCTACGGCAACTTCGCCAAGCTGTCGATCGAGCGGCGCAAGCGTCTGGCGCAATCCATCGCCCAGGTCGAATCGCAGATCGCCGAAGCGACCGGGGAGATGGCGGAAGCCTTCCAGGAGCTGAAGCGCTACGAGCTGGCCCAGGAAGGCCGCGACAAGCGCGACGAGGCCAAGCGCAAGCAGCGCGAGAACGCCGCCTTCGACGAGGCCGCGCTCAGCGGCTTCATGCGGCGGCGCTGA
- the fliI gene encoding flagellar protein export ATPase FliI, whose product MRLQQSHFINEIERIPEYRYFGRVTAVLGLLVEVGGVERLLSIGGRCTIVARAGRRVPCEVVGFRQGRALLMPLGGLDGVGLGCKAEVTEGGPEVFPDESWLGRVVNALGEPIDGKGPLLNGKIGIPIRNNPPPAHSRRRVGEKIDLGVRAMNTFLSCCRGQRMGIFAGSGVGKSVLMSMLARYMSVDVNVIGLIGERGREVQEFITEDLGEDGMARSVVVVATSDEAPLMRRQSAYMTMSIAEYFRDRGKNVMCMMDSVTRFAMAQREIGLSAGEPPTTKGYPPTTFAELPRLLERAGPGVGEGNITGLFTVLVDGDDHNEPIADAVRGILDGHIVMERAIGERGRYPAINILRSVSRTMPGCNTDRENALVGRARRLLSAYNDMAEMIRLGAYRRGSDPLVDEAIEYNPAIEAFLKQGKRERTDMATGYAQLAEILGEPWP is encoded by the coding sequence GTGCGCCTCCAGCAAAGCCACTTTATTAACGAAATTGAACGCATACCAGAGTATCGCTACTTTGGGCGCGTAACGGCCGTGCTGGGCTTACTTGTGGAAGTGGGCGGCGTGGAGCGGCTTTTGTCGATCGGCGGACGCTGCACGATCGTGGCGCGGGCCGGGCGCCGGGTTCCCTGCGAGGTGGTCGGGTTCCGGCAGGGGCGCGCTCTCCTGATGCCCCTGGGCGGTCTGGACGGGGTCGGGCTCGGCTGCAAGGCGGAAGTCACCGAAGGCGGGCCGGAAGTGTTTCCCGACGAGAGCTGGCTCGGCCGCGTGGTCAACGCGCTGGGCGAGCCCATCGACGGCAAGGGCCCCCTGCTCAACGGCAAGATCGGTATCCCGATCCGCAACAACCCGCCCCCCGCCCATTCCCGCCGCCGCGTCGGCGAGAAGATCGACCTCGGCGTCCGCGCCATGAACACCTTCCTGTCCTGCTGCCGCGGCCAGCGCATGGGCATCTTCGCCGGCTCCGGCGTCGGCAAGTCGGTGCTGATGTCCATGCTGGCGCGCTACATGTCGGTCGACGTCAACGTGATCGGCCTGATCGGCGAGCGCGGCCGCGAGGTGCAGGAATTCATCACCGAGGACCTCGGCGAGGACGGCATGGCGCGCAGCGTCGTGGTCGTCGCGACCTCGGACGAGGCGCCGCTGATGCGGCGGCAGTCGGCCTACATGACCATGTCGATCGCGGAGTATTTCCGCGACCGGGGCAAGAACGTGATGTGCATGATGGACAGCGTCACCCGCTTCGCCATGGCCCAGCGCGAGATCGGCCTGTCCGCCGGCGAGCCGCCGACCACCAAGGGCTATCCGCCGACCACCTTCGCCGAGCTGCCGCGCCTGCTGGAGCGGGCCGGCCCCGGCGTGGGAGAGGGCAACATCACCGGCCTGTTCACCGTGCTGGTGGACGGCGACGACCATAACGAGCCGATCGCCGACGCCGTGCGCGGCATCCTGGACGGCCATATCGTGATGGAGCGGGCGATCGGCGAGCGCGGCCGCTATCCCGCCATCAACATCCTGCGCAGCGTCTCGCGCACCATGCCCGGCTGCAACACCGACCGCGAGAACGCGCTGGTCGGCCGGGCCAGGCGGCTGCTGTCGGCCTACAACGACATGGCGGAGATGATCCGGCTCGGCGCCTACCGCCGGGGCAGCGATCCGCTGGTGGACGAGGCGATCGAGTACAATCCGGCCATCGAGGCCTTCCTGAAACAGGGCAAGCGCGAGCGCACCGACATGGCGACGGGGTATGCGCAGCTTGCCGAGATCCTGGGTGAACCCTGGCCATGA
- the ctrA gene encoding response regulator transcription factor CtrA — MRVLLVEDDSSVAKSIELMLHSEGFIVDSTDLGEDGLEIGKLYDYDIIILDLMLPDIDGYEVLRRLRSARVTTPILILSGLSELDHKIKGLGVGADDYLTKPFDKRELIARIQAIVRRSKGHSDSVIRTGRLTVNLDTRTVEVDGQPLHLTGKEYGILELLSLRKGTTLTKEMFLNHLYGGMDEPELKIIDVFVCKLRKKLAQSTSGDNYIETVWGRGYVLRDPQEEAVPQKAQAAG; from the coding sequence ATGAGGGTTCTGCTGGTCGAAGACGACTCCTCGGTCGCAAAGAGTATTGAATTGATGCTGCATTCCGAGGGCTTCATCGTCGATTCCACCGATCTCGGTGAGGATGGGCTGGAGATCGGAAAGCTGTATGACTACGATATCATCATCCTGGACCTGATGCTGCCGGACATCGACGGCTATGAGGTCCTGCGCCGGCTGCGGTCCGCCCGGGTCACCACGCCGATCCTGATCCTGTCCGGCCTGTCGGAGCTGGACCACAAGATCAAGGGGCTGGGGGTCGGCGCCGACGACTACCTGACCAAGCCCTTCGACAAGCGCGAACTGATCGCCCGCATCCAGGCCATCGTCCGCCGCAGCAAGGGCCATTCGGACAGCGTGATCCGGACCGGCCGACTGACGGTCAACCTGGACACCCGCACCGTCGAGGTGGACGGCCAGCCGCTTCACCTGACCGGCAAGGAATACGGCATCCTGGAACTGCTGAGCCTGCGCAAGGGCACCACGCTGACCAAGGAGATGTTCCTGAACCATCTCTACGGCGGCATGGACGAGCCGGAGCTGAAGATCATCGACGTCTTCGTCTGCAAGTTGCGCAAGAAGCTCGCCCAGTCGACCAGCGGCGACAACTATATCGAGACGGTCTGGGGCCGCGGCTACGTGCTGCGCGATCCGCAGGAAGAAGCGGTCCCTCAGAAGGCTCAGGCGGCGGGGTGA
- a CDS encoding CheR family methyltransferase has product MKVEDFDMFSTLLKQRSGLVLSRDKAYLLESRLMPVARKWNMKGLDELAVAIRTRREEALLRDITEAMTTNESSFYRDQKPFDQFRNVVLPMMLANRGGRRSVRIWSAACSSGQEAYSLAMLLLDEGAKLDGWRFEIVGTDLSSEMVEKAKAGIYTQFEVQRGLPITHLVKYFKQIGDKWQLNDKIRQMVSFREYNLLTDLTPLGQFDVVFCRNVLIYFDQPTKGKVLESIAKLMPADGVLYLGGAETVLGITERFKPMDNQRGLYVMSQPAGAQTARAVAG; this is encoded by the coding sequence ATGAAGGTCGAAGACTTCGACATGTTCAGCACCCTGCTGAAGCAGCGCTCGGGCCTCGTCCTGTCCCGCGACAAGGCCTACCTGCTCGAGTCGCGGCTTATGCCGGTCGCGCGCAAGTGGAACATGAAGGGCCTGGACGAGCTCGCCGTAGCCATCCGCACCCGGCGCGAGGAAGCCCTGCTGCGTGACATCACGGAAGCGATGACGACCAACGAATCGTCCTTCTACCGCGACCAGAAGCCGTTCGATCAGTTCCGCAACGTGGTCCTGCCGATGATGCTGGCCAACCGCGGCGGACGCCGCTCGGTCCGGATCTGGTCGGCCGCGTGCTCCAGCGGGCAGGAGGCCTATTCCCTGGCGATGCTGCTGCTGGACGAGGGCGCCAAGCTGGACGGGTGGCGGTTCGAGATCGTCGGCACCGACCTGTCGTCGGAGATGGTCGAGAAGGCCAAGGCCGGCATCTACACCCAGTTCGAGGTCCAGCGCGGCCTGCCCATCACCCATCTGGTCAAGTACTTCAAGCAGATCGGCGACAAGTGGCAGCTCAACGACAAGATCCGGCAGATGGTCTCCTTCCGGGAGTACAACCTGCTGACCGATCTGACCCCGCTCGGCCAGTTCGACGTCGTGTTCTGCCGCAACGTTCTGATCTATTTCGACCAGCCGACCAAGGGCAAGGTGCTGGAAAGCATCGCCAAGCTGATGCCTGCCGACGGCGTGCTCTATCTGGGCGGCGCCGAGACGGTCCTGGGCATCACCGAGCGGTTCAAGCCGATGGATAACCAGCGCGGCCTCTACGTGATGAGCCAGCCCGCCGGCGCGCAGACCGCAAGGGCCGTGGCCGGCTGA
- a CDS encoding protein-glutamate methylesterase/protein-glutamine glutaminase produces the protein MSDIPGKPAGAAAVADDPHRVMVVDDSAVIRGLLSRALEGDPELRVVASVGDGQMAINALTRQSIDVIVLDIEMPVMDGLTAIPKLVAIDPAVKIIMASTLTLRGAEVSMKALQSGAADYVTKPSSTRELGAADTFKRELVSKVKALAASARRAGSRNRPSLRNERVAAPLAPLPRPRSMDPAAVVLRPMPTIVPPPDIIAIGSSTGGPQALFEVLSHLKGGIRQPILITQHMPATFTTILAEHITRQCGIACAEAKDGEPLVGGRIYLAPGDFHMTLATRGTGTVLSVNKDPPENFCRPAVDPMMRTIAKIYGRRAFAIILTGMGQDGMRGCTELVAAGGMVIAQDEPSSVVWGMPGAVSTAGLCSAVLPLREIGPFIRKIALRTAA, from the coding sequence ATGAGCGATATTCCGGGCAAACCCGCTGGTGCCGCAGCGGTCGCGGACGACCCCCATCGGGTGATGGTGGTCGACGACAGCGCCGTGATCCGCGGCCTGCTGTCCCGCGCTTTGGAGGGCGACCCCGAGCTGCGGGTCGTCGCCTCGGTCGGCGACGGGCAGATGGCGATCAACGCCCTGACCCGCCAGAGCATCGACGTGATCGTCCTCGACATCGAGATGCCGGTGATGGACGGGCTGACCGCGATCCCCAAGCTGGTCGCGATCGATCCGGCGGTGAAGATCATCATGGCTTCCACGCTGACGCTGCGGGGGGCCGAGGTCAGCATGAAGGCGCTCCAGTCCGGGGCGGCCGACTACGTCACCAAGCCGTCCTCGACCCGCGAGCTGGGGGCGGCGGATACCTTCAAGCGGGAGCTGGTCAGCAAGGTCAAGGCGCTGGCCGCCTCGGCCCGGCGCGCCGGGTCGCGCAACCGGCCGAGCCTGCGCAACGAGCGGGTGGCGGCTCCCCTGGCCCCGCTGCCGCGACCCCGGTCGATGGACCCGGCCGCCGTGGTGCTCCGGCCGATGCCGACGATCGTCCCGCCGCCGGACATCATCGCTATCGGCAGCTCGACCGGCGGACCGCAGGCCCTGTTCGAGGTCCTGTCCCACCTGAAGGGCGGCATCCGCCAGCCGATCCTGATCACCCAGCACATGCCGGCCACCTTCACCACGATCCTGGCCGAGCACATCACCCGCCAGTGCGGCATCGCCTGCGCCGAGGCCAAGGACGGCGAGCCGCTGGTCGGCGGCCGCATCTATCTGGCCCCGGGTGACTTCCACATGACCCTGGCCACCCGGGGAACCGGGACGGTGCTGTCGGTCAACAAGGACCCGCCGGAGAATTTCTGCCGGCCGGCGGTCGACCCGATGATGCGCACCATCGCCAAGATCTACGGGCGCCGCGCCTTCGCCATCATCCTGACCGGAATGGGCCAGGACGGCATGCGCGGCTGCACCGAGCTGGTGGCGGCGGGAGGCATGGTGATCGCCCAGGACGAGCCGTCCAGCGTGGTCTGGGGCATGCCCGGCGCGGTATCCACGGCGGGCCTGTGCAGCGCCGTCCTGCCGTTGCGTGAAATCGGACCCTTTATCCGCAAGATTGCTTTGAGGACCGCAGCATGA
- a CDS encoding response regulator, with the protein MKSCLVVDDSRVVRKVARKILEELHFTCSEAEDGRQAMEACAREMPNAILLDWNMPVMTGIEFLRRLRKMSGGDAPKVVFCTTENDLAHIQEALSAGANEYIMKPFDSDIIQTKFAQVGLI; encoded by the coding sequence ATGAAATCCTGTCTTGTCGTCGATGACAGCCGCGTTGTCCGCAAGGTGGCCCGGAAGATCCTTGAGGAACTGCATTTCACCTGCTCGGAGGCCGAGGACGGGCGCCAGGCGATGGAAGCCTGCGCCAGGGAGATGCCGAACGCGATCCTGCTGGACTGGAACATGCCGGTCATGACCGGCATCGAGTTCCTGCGGCGGCTGCGCAAGATGTCGGGCGGCGACGCCCCGAAGGTGGTGTTCTGCACCACCGAGAACGACCTGGCCCATATCCAGGAGGCGCTGAGCGCCGGGGCCAACGAATACATCATGAAGCCTTTCGACAGCGACATCATCCAGACCAAGTTCGCCCAGGTCGGCCTGATCTGA
- a CDS encoding chemotaxis protein CheW, whose product MSANLPAKKTKYDDFSVNANEDFVTMMIADQLFGIPVLQVQDVLGHQRITRIPLAPPEVAGSLNLRGRIVTAIDVRLRLGLPARPKEKPGMSIVVDLRGELYSLMVDGVGEVLSLSSDDFERNPSTLDVRWRELSTGIYRLNGTLLVVLDVSRLLNFANLEAV is encoded by the coding sequence ATGAGTGCCAACCTGCCGGCCAAGAAGACCAAGTACGACGACTTCTCGGTCAATGCGAACGAAGACTTCGTGACCATGATGATCGCGGACCAGCTGTTCGGGATCCCCGTGCTCCAGGTCCAGGACGTTCTCGGACACCAGCGCATCACCCGCATCCCGCTGGCTCCGCCCGAAGTCGCGGGTTCCCTGAACCTGCGCGGACGGATCGTCACGGCGATCGACGTCCGGCTGCGCCTCGGCCTGCCGGCCCGGCCCAAGGAAAAGCCGGGCATGAGCATCGTCGTCGACCTGCGCGGCGAGCTGTACAGCCTGATGGTGGACGGCGTCGGCGAGGTGCTGAGCCTGTCGTCCGACGATTTCGAACGCAACCCGTCGACGCTCGATGTCCGCTGGCGTGAACTGTCCACCGGCATCTATCGCCTGAACGGGACGCTGCTGGTGGTACTGGACGTGTCCCGGCTGCTGAACTTCGCCAATCTGGAGGCGGTGTAG
- a CDS encoding hybrid sensor histidine kinase/response regulator — MDDLLSEFLTETSENLSVLDVELVRLEQNPNNPELLSNIFRLVHTIKGTCGFLGLPRLEHVAHASENVLGKFRDGELSVSPQAVSAILESLDTIKLILSVLEATEAEPPGDDSDLIARLNAIAEGRDVPAAAAAPAAPPPPVPEPVAAAPAAPEPPPPPAVPAAVAAPAPAAPTPQVPVAPARAPEPEVPAAAAKELVVHESAPVAAPAPAAHAPTGAGFTADETRDAGNKESAVAAQTIRVNVDLLENLMTMVSELVLTRNQLLQILRSQKDSEFAAPLQRLNHVTSELQEGVMKTRMQPIGNAWAKLPRLVRDLAHELGKKIDLQMLGADTELDRQVLELIKDPLTHMVRNSADHGLETPVERLRAGKSETGRVTLNAYHEGGHIIIEITDDGRGLNIDRIKQKAIQNGLATEAELAAMSDSQIQAFIMKPGFSTAQKVTSVSGRGVGMDVVKTNIEKIGGTIEMKSTYGRGSSFIIKIPLTLAIVSALIVECATERFAIPQISVVELVRAAADSEHTIERINGTPVLRLRNRLLPLVSLQRLLRLDGPAHDDTETFIVVTQVGTYTFGIIVDRVFDTEEIVVKPVAPILRHIEMFSGNTILGDGSVIMILDPNGIAAASSGEMAVGDAAATDTAVAHATRQDDKIALLLFRAGGVSPKAVPLSLVARLEDVDLSAVELSNGMPVVQYRGKLMPLVPIDSGWEMKREGRQPVLVFADGDRSMGLIVDEIVDIVEDRLQVELAADRPGMMGSAIIAGKATDLIDAGFFLTQAYKDWFGSSARDAYEEEKAHKVLLVDDSPFFRNLLTPLLTVAGYQVTTVESADEALNLCEAGENFDVIVSDIEMPGMSGFEFAQAIRRDTRWNTTPLVALSSHASPRDLDRGRQAGFTDYVAKFDRDALLFTLSQTLSETKGAA; from the coding sequence ATGGATGATCTGCTCAGCGAATTTCTGACCGAGACGTCCGAGAACCTCTCGGTTCTCGACGTCGAGCTGGTCCGGCTCGAGCAAAACCCGAACAACCCCGAACTGCTCAGCAACATTTTCCGGCTGGTCCATACGATCAAGGGGACCTGCGGCTTCCTCGGCCTTCCCCGCCTGGAGCACGTCGCCCACGCTTCGGAAAACGTTCTCGGCAAGTTCCGCGACGGCGAGCTGTCGGTATCGCCCCAGGCGGTCTCCGCGATCCTCGAATCGCTCGACACCATCAAGCTCATCCTGTCGGTCCTGGAAGCGACCGAGGCCGAGCCGCCGGGTGACGACAGCGACCTGATCGCGCGCCTCAACGCGATCGCCGAAGGCCGCGACGTCCCCGCAGCCGCCGCGGCACCCGCCGCGCCGCCGCCGCCCGTCCCGGAGCCCGTCGCCGCTGCTCCCGCGGCCCCCGAACCCCCGCCGCCGCCGGCCGTTCCCGCGGCAGTCGCGGCGCCCGCGCCCGCTGCGCCGACTCCCCAGGTCCCCGTCGCCCCGGCCCGCGCGCCGGAGCCGGAAGTCCCGGCCGCCGCCGCGAAGGAGCTGGTCGTCCACGAGTCCGCCCCGGTGGCCGCCCCGGCCCCCGCCGCCCACGCGCCGACCGGCGCCGGCTTCACCGCCGACGAGACGCGCGACGCCGGCAACAAGGAATCCGCGGTCGCGGCCCAGACCATCCGGGTCAACGTGGACCTGCTGGAAAACCTGATGACCATGGTCTCGGAACTGGTGCTGACCCGCAACCAGCTCCTCCAGATCCTGCGCAGCCAGAAGGACAGCGAGTTCGCCGCCCCGCTCCAGCGGCTCAACCACGTGACGTCCGAGCTGCAGGAAGGCGTCATGAAGACGCGCATGCAGCCGATCGGCAACGCCTGGGCCAAGCTGCCCCGCCTGGTGCGCGACCTGGCCCATGAACTGGGCAAGAAGATCGACCTGCAGATGCTGGGCGCCGACACCGAGCTGGACCGCCAGGTGCTGGAGCTGATCAAGGACCCGCTGACCCACATGGTGCGCAACTCCGCCGACCACGGGCTGGAGACGCCGGTCGAGCGGCTGCGCGCCGGCAAGAGCGAGACCGGCCGCGTCACGCTGAACGCCTACCATGAGGGCGGCCACATCATCATCGAGATCACGGACGACGGCCGCGGCCTCAACATCGACCGGATCAAGCAGAAGGCCATCCAGAACGGGCTGGCGACCGAGGCCGAGCTGGCCGCCATGTCGGACAGCCAGATCCAGGCCTTCATCATGAAGCCGGGCTTCTCGACCGCCCAGAAGGTCACCAGCGTCTCCGGCCGCGGCGTCGGCATGGACGTGGTCAAGACCAACATCGAGAAGATCGGCGGCACGATCGAGATGAAGTCGACCTACGGCCGCGGGTCCTCCTTCATCATCAAGATCCCGCTGACCCTGGCGATCGTCTCGGCCCTGATCGTCGAGTGCGCGACCGAGCGCTTCGCGATCCCGCAGATCAGCGTGGTCGAGTTGGTCCGCGCCGCCGCCGACAGCGAGCACACGATCGAGCGGATCAACGGCACGCCGGTCCTGCGCCTGCGCAACCGCCTGCTGCCGCTGGTCTCGCTGCAGCGCCTGCTGCGGCTGGACGGCCCGGCCCACGACGACACCGAGACCTTCATCGTCGTGACGCAGGTCGGCACCTACACCTTCGGCATCATCGTCGACCGGGTGTTCGACACCGAGGAAATCGTCGTCAAGCCGGTCGCCCCGATCCTGCGCCACATCGAGATGTTCTCGGGCAACACGATCCTGGGCGACGGCAGCGTGATCATGATCCTGGACCCCAACGGCATCGCCGCCGCCTCGTCCGGCGAGATGGCGGTGGGCGACGCCGCCGCGACCGACACCGCGGTGGCCCACGCCACCCGCCAGGACGACAAGATCGCCCTGCTGCTGTTCCGCGCCGGCGGCGTCAGCCCCAAGGCGGTTCCGCTCTCGCTGGTCGCCCGACTGGAAGACGTCGACCTCAGCGCCGTGGAGCTCAGCAACGGCATGCCGGTGGTCCAGTACCGCGGCAAGCTGATGCCGCTGGTGCCGATCGACAGCGGCTGGGAGATGAAGCGCGAAGGCCGCCAGCCGGTCCTGGTGTTCGCCGACGGCGACCGCTCCATGGGCTTGATCGTGGACGAGATCGTCGACATCGTCGAGGACCGCCTGCAGGTCGAGCTGGCCGCCGACCGGCCGGGCATGATGGGCAGCGCGATCATCGCGGGAAAGGCGACCGACCTGATCGACGCCGGCTTCTTCCTGACCCAGGCCTACAAGGACTGGTTCGGCTCCTCGGCCCGGGACGCCTACGAGGAGGAGAAGGCCCACAAGGTGCTTCTGGTCGACGACAGCCCGTTCTTCCGCAACCTGCTGACCCCGCTGCTGACGGTGGCGGGATATCAGGTGACCACGGTGGAGAGCGCCGACGAGGCCCTGAACCTGTGCGAGGCGGGCGAGAACTTCGACGTGATCGTCAGCGACATCGAGATGCCCGGCATGAGCGGGTTCGAGTTCGCCCAGGCGATCCGCAGGGATACCCGCTGGAACACGACCCCTCTGGTGGCGCTCAGCAGCCACGCGTCGCCGCGCGACCTGGACCGCGGCCGTCAGGCCGGCTTCACCGACTATGTGGCGAAGTTCGACCGTGACGCCCTGCTGTTCACCCTGTCGCAGACCCTTTCCGAGACCAAAGGTGCCGCATGA
- a CDS encoding histidine phosphotransferase family protein produces the protein MKTNLDIRVVELLCSRLCHELVSPVGAINNGVELIEEMGADMADEAIGLIAHSADQASRRLRLLRLAYGAAGETSGMADVVQAAEGYFAGTKYKLEWQPGRLGQGAPLPLGTGKVLLNLVILGEEALAHGGRIGVEPGPGGEPVVIAAGRAAGLRAETLQALSGHADIESLTPRTVHAYATGRFAEHYGMRVSGELEGPDRFILRLNI, from the coding sequence ATGAAGACCAACCTGGATATCCGCGTGGTCGAGCTGCTGTGCTCCCGCCTGTGCCATGAACTGGTGAGCCCCGTCGGCGCCATCAACAACGGCGTCGAGCTGATCGAGGAGATGGGGGCCGACATGGCCGACGAGGCCATCGGCCTGATCGCGCACAGCGCCGACCAGGCATCCCGCCGGCTCCGGCTTCTGCGTCTCGCCTATGGCGCCGCGGGCGAGACCTCCGGAATGGCCGATGTCGTCCAGGCGGCCGAGGGCTATTTCGCCGGAACCAAGTACAAGCTGGAGTGGCAGCCGGGACGCCTGGGGCAGGGGGCGCCGCTGCCGCTGGGAACCGGCAAGGTGCTTCTCAACCTCGTCATCCTGGGTGAGGAGGCGCTGGCCCATGGCGGCCGGATCGGCGTGGAGCCCGGTCCCGGCGGCGAGCCTGTCGTGATCGCCGCCGGCCGCGCCGCCGGGCTGCGGGCGGAGACCCTGCAGGCGCTGTCGGGGCATGCCGACATCGAGTCCCTGACCCCGCGTACGGTCCATGCATACGCCACCGGACGCTTCGCCGAACATTACGGCATGCGCGTCTCCGGTGAGCTGGAAGGACCCGATCGATTCATCCTGAGGTTGAATATCTGA
- a CDS encoding DUF3553 domain-containing protein codes for MSDPTMVPGALVRHPAQPDWGLGQIQSSIGNRVTVNFEHAGKVLINAAVVSLEVVDPDDDLH; via the coding sequence ATGAGCGATCCGACCATGGTTCCCGGCGCCCTGGTGCGCCACCCCGCCCAGCCCGACTGGGGCCTGGGCCAGATTCAGTCCTCCATCGGCAACCGGGTCACGGTAAATTTCGAGCATGCCGGCAAGGTGCTGATCAATGCCGCCGTCGTCTCGCTCGAAGTGGTGGATCCCGACGACGACCTGCATTGA
- the hpxZ gene encoding oxalurate catabolism protein HpxZ produces MDINDPGTLAEVTAAFERYETALVTNDVAVLDELFWDSPRTLRYGVGENLYGYDAIAAFRAARPSAGLARELFNTVITTYGRDFATANTEFRREGNPRTGRQSQTWMRTPGGWRVVAAHVSLIGG; encoded by the coding sequence ATGGACATCAACGACCCCGGGACCCTGGCGGAGGTCACCGCCGCGTTCGAGCGGTACGAGACCGCGCTGGTGACCAACGACGTCGCCGTGCTGGACGAGCTGTTCTGGGACAGCCCCCGCACCCTGCGCTACGGCGTCGGGGAGAACCTGTACGGCTACGACGCCATAGCGGCGTTCCGCGCCGCCCGCCCGTCGGCCGGGTTGGCGCGCGAGCTGTTCAACACGGTGATCACGACCTACGGGCGCGATTTCGCGACGGCAAACACCGAGTTCCGCCGCGAGGGCAACCCGCGCACCGGGCGCCAGAGCCAGACCTGGATGCGCACGCCCGGGGGCTGGCGGGTGGTCGCCGCCCATGTCAGTCTGATCGGGGGGTAG